The region TTTCCTTGTTGTACGACTtattgtgtcttgtattaggttttacttgtgagccaagcaattatcacctagatgattgtattggactagggtgttcattgagtttttaattgttgtgtcactctaagcttttaagcgtgagtgctgtgtttcttgattgaagcttttaagcacaatcaagagttgtttgaagtatatcttcaccactgactctaaaattattaaaggttgtaatcactgctgtgattgagggggagtgagtaggaactcaggtcttagtttagattgaaattgcattgggtaggttttaagtgataggattaaacagttggtttaagtcctgaattaatacctcttatagtggatttcctccctggcttggtagcccccagacgtaggtgtgttttTCACTGAACTGGGTTAATAATTCTCTGTGTCACTTACTGCCttttacatttactttctgcatacattacctgtctgcgcagaattggatgtcataacatccagtgtgacatcgatagtctgttactagaatttcaattggcatcagagcaggcaccctgcctgttaatttctgggtgagatctagggacgttactttctagtaccatggacaaggatgtaggattctcaaatagaccacccatgctggacggttctaactatgatgactggaaaccttgtatgatagccttcttgaggtctctagatagcaaggtctggagagctgtcaacaaaggatgggaacatccaacgaagatAGGTAAAGATGGAGTCATTGTGCAAATTCCTGAAGTAGAGTGGGACAAAAAGCAAGAagcattagcccttggaaactctaaggcttgaatgcactgttcaatgggataaataaaaacattttcagactggtgcatcactgtgaactggctaaagaagtttgggatactctcaaaacaactcatgaaggtacctccaaggtaaAAATATCTAAACTCCAGATGCTGactactaagtttgaaaatctgaggatgaaagaggatgacACTATTCATGACTcccacatgaatattcttgaaattgccaacacttctggagacttaggagagaaaatgtctgaagaaaaacttgttagaaagattctcagatcattgcccaagagatttgccatgaaggttactgctatagaagaggctcatgatgtctgcaatatgaaggttgatgagctcattggttctctccaaacttttgaaatgggcttgtgtgaggatgttgaaaagaaaaacaagagcatagcttttgtatcaaatactgaagaggattcagaagaaggaaatattggaggtgatgaaagcatatcagaagctatagccatgcttggaagacaattcaacaagttcataaagaaggttgatcaaaaaggtagaccaaatgtcaagaactcttcatctgacatcagtagaagatcaaaatctgaagaaaagttcaaccaaggcaagggaatccagtgtcatggatgtgaaggttttggacacattagagctgaatgtcctaccttcctcaagatgcaaaagaagggactatctgtcacctggtctgatagagactctgagagtgaatcagaaggagaatctgcaaaacatgtcactgcactaactagtgtaTGTGCCTttgatgatgactcaagtggatatgaacttacatttgatgaacttgctgcttcatataaagagttatatgtcaaaagtgcagaagtgtgtatccaaggagaaaagcagaagaaactcatcaaggagctggaagctgagaagaagaagcatctgacagtaatagatggtctaaatggtgagataaccttgctctcctctaagctagatcaaatgacaaaatccatcagaatgctgaataaaggaactgacactttggaagagattctaaaggtgggacagaaatcaggaaccatgtctggtttaggctttgctaaggaatcctcatctgaattcaaaagctcaaaggctgaagttcagaaaatcaagcagaagtcacaaccaatgtcacaacatcatggaaacaggaggattaaccatcaaaagaagaaatttcaaagatggagatgccactattgtggtagatttggtcacataaaacctttctgttacaggttgcatggttatcctaaccagacccctcaagtcagacctaagaAGAAGGCATCTAAGgataatgcccccatcaagaaacaaaaatgggttgctagattagctcacacatctctaagggcatctaccagagaagactggtattttgatagtggttgctaAAGATATATGACTGGGATGAATAACTTGTTGGTAGATATATAACCTCATACCACCAGTTCTGTGACCTTTGGTGATGtagctaaaggaaaaatcaaaggtgttggtaagtTGGACAGTCCTGGAGTaccagaactgaataatgtgttgttagtaagaggactaactgctaatctcatcagcataagccagctatgtgatcaaggcttcaatgtacagttcactaaggaagaatgtgttgtgaagaatggagaaaataaggaagttatgagaggatccagatccaaagataactgctatctatgggaacctgaagtctcaaactactcctcaatgtgcttcttagccaaggaagaaaaggaagtgaagttgtggcatagaacacttggacatcttcatttaagaggaatgaagaagatcatatccaaggaagcagttagaggaatcccaaagctgcttatggatgaaggaaaagtctgtggagaatgtcaggttggcaagcaaaccaagatgtcacatcctaagcttggacatcctacaacatccaaaactctggaacttttgcacatggacttaatgggacctatgcagattgaaagtcatgagttgtcctcacctattattcctcagcaaaatggtatagttgaaaggaagaaacagaactgtgtatcattatccactgcagaagctgagtacatagcagctggtagcagttgttcccaactggtatggatgaaacagatgttgactgagtacaatgtcactcagaatgtcatgacattggtctgtgacaatctcagtgccatcaacacttcaaagaatcctatccaacacagcaggaccaaacttattgacattagacatcacttcataagagatctggtagaagacaaagtgattacctgGGAACATGTGGCAACTGcactacaacttgctgacatatttacaaaggaTTTGGATGCTACTCaatttgaaaatttaaggggcaaagtgggaatatgtctttctgaggaattatagcaactaatgatgttaagaatttactgtttaatatttcaaattattaaacaattgagagtatgctctgattggtcaacagataaTAGCTATTACTCTTGCAACAAGCGTTACCTCTTCCATCGTTTCAACTTTCATTCACGCAAGCATCCTCTCAGAGAAACTTTTCATTTCGCCTCTAAGATACTCATCATGTCTCAACAATCCACCTCATCTTCTTCCAAGAACATGTCTGATTCTCCTAGCCCTGAACCATACAACCCTAACAGAGAAGATCCTGTTGCTGACTCTGCGAATACCCcacatgcaagaagacctaaagaaactgTATCAGGCTTCTCCTCAGCCATCGCTCTTGAAGAACGAACCAAATAAGGTTCCAGGTATGTTCACAATGCCATTGCCACTATGGTGACTGGAATACTGTCTGGTAATCATAAGGTCCTTGGGGTTTCCATTCCCTTAAACACTATTGAACCTGATAGTGTTACTTATCAAGAAAATATTGAGTCTTTAGGAAAGAATATCTCTGATGATATTGAGCAAACTAATGCTCATAAGGAGTCAAATGTTGACAAACCCTTAGGTAATGTGGCTGGTGAGGAAGTTCATGTCACTCATGATGTCAGTAACAACCCTACCTGTGAGGCTGAAACAGTAGACCTGGATGAATTTTCTGATAATGAGTTGTTGTCCTCAGTCctccctagcatagccaaaagggttaggactaggagagaaaagAAAACAGTGGCTCAAAGGTCCCCCAGAAAGAAGATTGATGTTCCAACCTCTTCCAAGACAAAGGTGGCAGTCGAGAGTTCCCTCAAGAGGAAAGTTCATGGTCCAaccaaatcttggagcaaaggGGTGCCCAAGAAAAAGAAGACCAAGTCTGTTGTTGTTGAGTCTGACTCAGATGCTTCATGTGATGTCCCTGACACTTTGTCAAAGAAGAAccaaccactagcaagcttgcagctagtgtccctgaggtaccaATTGACAACATATCTTTTCATTTTGCTTCAAGTATAAACAGGTGGAAATATGTTTATCAGAAGAGGCTGGCTTTGGAAAGGGAATTAGCTCAGAATGTCCTAGACTGTAAGGATATTATGGACCTTATTCAAGAGGCTGGTTTAATGAAGATTGTGACTCAGTTCTCAAAGTGCTATGAGATGTTGGTGAAGGAATTTATTGTTAATTTGTCTGAAGAATATGCTGATGGCAAGTCTAAGGAATTCAGGAAAGTGTATGTGAGAGGCAAGTGTGTAAATTTCTCTCCCTCAGTGATCAACAAGTATTTGGGAAGGCCTGATGTagctcaacctgagcttgaggtgactgacaacaaaatctgtcaagtcatcactgctaatCAAGTAAGGAAGTGGCCTCTCAAAGGAAAATTGGTGGCTAGTAAACTGAGTGTCAAGTATGCAATGCTGCACAAGATTGGAGCTGCTAACTGGGTGCCCACCAATCATAAATCTACAGTTGCTGTAATGCTTGGAAAGTTTATATATGTTGCTGGAACCAAGGCCAATTTTGACTATGGCTCCTATATTTTTGATCAAACTTTGAAGCATGCAGgaagcttcagtgtgaagggtcctatagcctttccttctcTCATTTGTGGTATTGTTTTGAATCAGTTTCCAAACATCTTAATAGAGAATGATTCTGTGAAGAAAAGAGACAGCCCTATGTCCTCCAATCATAAGTTGTTCCTAGGTACccatgtccctgacattgtcatgacaaCAGGTGAGACATCACGTGTAAGCAAACAACCAGGTAAAGCCGATGTCATTGCAATGCTCAAAGAAACTTGCAGGGAGTtagaggcaaggaagctgaaCTTGGAAAAATTGATCAGCACTTTGGAGATGACTGAAGGTGATGTGCTTGGTGAAGCTGTTGCTGTTGCAGAAGAAGCTGAAAGACGGGGTGAAGAGGGAGAAGCAGATGCCAGTCCTGATGATGGCACAGATGATGATGCTGACTCTGAGTCAGATAACTAGAACATTTCCTGTGTTTCTGAAATTTGcttgtaattttatttttgttggtctgtaatattaagtgttgctttggcaacatttttgacaaaaagggggagtaacacttGTACCCTAGGACAACAGATTTctttgaagttgaaggtcctctaAACAGGAGGTTATGTTGCTG is a window of Lathyrus oleraceus cultivar Zhongwan6 chromosome 6, CAAS_Psat_ZW6_1.0, whole genome shotgun sequence DNA encoding:
- the LOC127094351 gene encoding uncharacterized protein LOC127094351, yielding MVTGILSGNHKVLGVSIPLNTIEPDSVTYQENIESLGKNISDDIEQTNAHKESNVDKPLGNVAGEEVHVTHDVSNNPTCEAETVDLDEFSDNELLSSVLPSIAKRVRTRREKKTVAQRSPRKKIDVPTSSKTKVAVESSLKRKVHGPTKSWSKGVPKKKKTKSVVVESDSDASCDVPDTLSKKNQPLASLQLVSLRWKYVYQKRLALERELAQNVLDCKDIMDLIQEAGLMKIVTQFSKCYEMLVKEFIVNLSEEYADGKSKEFRKVYVRGKCVNFSPSVINKYLGRPDVAQPELEIGAANWVPTNHKSTVAVMLGKFIYVAGTKANFDYGSYIFDQTLKHAGSFSVKGPIAFPSLICGIVLNQFPNILIENDSVKKRDSPMSSNHKLFLGTHVPDIVMTTGETSRVSKQPGKADVIAMLKETCRELEARKLNLEKLISTLEMTEGDVLGEAVAVAEEAERRGEEGEADASPDDGTDDDADSESDN